Proteins found in one Lycium ferocissimum isolate CSIRO_LF1 chromosome 6, AGI_CSIRO_Lferr_CH_V1, whole genome shotgun sequence genomic segment:
- the LOC132059850 gene encoding agamous-like MADS-box protein AP1 isoform X4: MERILDRYERYSYAERRFLASNSEASVENWSLEYTKLKAKIVLLQRNQKHYMGEDLESLSLKDLQNLEQQLDSSLKLIRSRKNQLMHESISELHKKGKAIQEENNMLSKKMKDKEKTIGQQAEWQEQNQVSSSTSFLFPQQIPCLNIGGNYYHDGDVEARRNELDLNLDSLYPSHLGNFAV, translated from the exons ATGGAGAGGATTCTTGATCGATATGAAAGATACTCATATGCAGAGAGACGTTTTCTTGCAAGCAATTCTGAAGCATCCGTA GAGAATTGGAGCTTGGAATACACAAAACTCAAGGCTAAGATTGTTCTTCTGCAAAGAAATCAGAA GCATTACATGGGAGAAGATCTGGAGTCATTGAGCTTGAAGGACCTCCAAAACTTGGAGCAACAGCTTGATAGCTCTCTAAAACTTATCCGATCCAGAAAA AATCAGCTCATGCATGAGTCTATATCTGAGCTTCATAAGAAG GGAAAGGCAATACAAGAGGAAAATAACATGTTGTCAAAGAAG ATGAAGGATAAGGAGAAGACAATAGGACAGCAGGCTGAATGGCAAGAGCAAAATCAAGTCTCTAGTTCGACATCTTTCCTCTTCCCACAACAAATTCCATGCCTAAACATCGG AGGTAATTATTACCATGATGGAGATGTAGAGGCACGGAGGAATGAGCTTGATCTAAATCTTGATTCTCTATATCCTAGCCATCTTGGAAACTTTGCTGTATAA